Below is a window of Demequina muriae DNA.
CCGGGCCAGGGCAACGTGGCGCAGTACCTGAGTGCCGGGTATCAGCTGGCTCAGCTCGCGGTCGCCGCCCTCGGCGTCCTGGCCATGGGAGGCGAGTACTCGACCGGTGCGATCCGCACCACTCTCGCGACTGTGCCTCGACGGTGGATGGTGCTGGTCGCCAAGGCCATCGTTCTCGGTGGGACGATTGCGGTGGTGACGATGGTCTCCATGGTGGGGTCCTTCGTCGCGACCATGCCGTTCCACGCCACCCTGGGCCTCGAGCTCGACTTCGGTGATTCCGAGATGGTGAGGATGCTGGTGGGGCTGCCGTTGTACCTCGTCGCCATCGCGCTGCTGTCTCTCGCGATCGGCGCGCTCATGCGGCACACCGCAGGCGGCCTGACGCTCGTGATCGCGCTGCTCCTGGTGGTCGAGAACGTGATCGCATTGGTTCCCCTGCGGCTGTTCGACCTGGTAAGCCCGTTCCTCCCGATGACCGCGGGCAGCAAGATGCTGTTCGACAGCGATACGCTGGCAGCGATCGACAGCATGAACACCGGGCCGAGCCTGACCCCGTGGGCAGGTTTCGGTGTGCTGGTCGCGTGGGCCGTGACGCTGCTCGCACTGGCGATGGTGTCGCTGCGACGCCGCGACGCGTAGCTGATCGACGGAACTGGAGGTCGCTGTGACCGCAGCGGGTGCGCTCGTCGTCGAGCCGGATGGACGTCGGCTCGGCGTCGTGCGCCGCTACCTCCGCGATCACCCGCGGCTGGTGGATGCCGCCGTAGCCGCGTTCTACGTTCTCAACGTCGTCCTCGCCGCCCCCGACCCGTATCACCCGCTCAGTGCGCCGGTCGCCGCCTCGTTGGCGGCGGCCGGCGCGGGCGCGCTCCTGCTGCGCCGCTCGCGCCCCACGTGGGTCGTCGCGGCGTTCGTGGTCATGGCCGGAGCGTCCCTGGTGTCAGTGGGGCAACTCGGCGGCACGGAGCTCGGCATCGCGCTCGCGCTGTATGCCCTGGCCGTGGCCCGGCCGCCCACGCAGACATGGTGGACGGCAGCGGCGGCGGTCGCTGCCGCGACGGTGGTGGTCTGGCTCTGGCAGGACGACTCGCTCGAGGAGTTGGTGACAGGCGACGGCACCTCGATCGCGCTGGTGGACGAACGGATCACGAACACGTTCGGGATCGCGACGCTCGCGCTCGTGGGTGTGGCCCTCGGGATCAGCGTGCGTCTGCGCCGCGAGCGCATGGCGGACCTGGTGGAACGCGCCGCCGCACTCGAGCGCGACCGTGATCGACAGGCCCAGGTGGCGCGGGCGGAGGAGCGTGCCCGCATCGCGCGTGAGGTGCACGACGTGGTCGCGCACAGCGTGTCCGTGATGGTGAGGCTCGCCGACGGAGCGTCGGTGGCCCTCGACCGGCAGCCCGACCAGGCCCGGGTCGCGCTGGACGAGCTCTCCCGCACGGGTCGCGCGGCCCTGAGCGACATGCGCCGTGTCCTTGGCGCGGTGACGGAGGGGGACGTTCCCCTGGGTCCCGCGGGCGAGGGCAGGGACCTCCGCGAGGTCGTCGATGGGTTCCGGGCTGCGGGGCTGCAGGTGCGAGCCGAGGGCCTCGGGCTTGATCTGCCGGACAACACCGGTGTGCGCCTGGCCATCTATCGCGTGATCCAGGAGTCGCTCACCAACGTGTTGCGACATGCGCCGGGGACGGCCGGCGTGAGTGTGGTGATCCGGCAGGAGCCGACCCGGTGGATCGTGGACGTGGTCGATCAGGGGGCACGCGAGCCGGTCACCGAGTCCGAGGGTGCCGGCATGGGACTCATCGGGATGCGCGAACGCGTGGCGCTGCTGGGCGGCACCGTCGAGGCAGGGCCTTCTGGCCACGGCTGGCGCGTGACCGCCGAGCTGCCCGTGGAGGAGGCACCATGACGTCCCCCCGTCTGCGCGTTCTCCTCGTCGACGATCAGGCCCTGGTGCGCATGGGCTTCTCCCTGGTGCTGGGCGGCGAGGACGACCTCGACGTCGTGGGCGAGGCGGGAGACGGCGCGACGGCGGTGGCACAGGTGCGGGCACTGCGCCCCGATGTGGTGCTGATGGATGTGCGCATGCCCGGGATGAACGGCATCGAGGCGACGCGCCTCATCGTGGCCGAGCACCCTGACACCCGAGTCGTGGTGCTCACCACGTTCGACCTCGACGAGTACGCCTTCGGCGCGCTCCGTGCGGGCGCGAGCGGCTTCCTCCTGAAGGACGCGCGGCCCGCCGAGCTCGTGGATGCGATCCGCACCGTGGCAGCTGGCGATGCGGTGATGTCGCCGCGGGTCACGCGGCGCATGCTCGAGATGTTCGCAGACCGCCTGCCCAGGGCCGATGCACCGGCGACCACGGGCGACCCGAGACTGGCCGCGCTGTCGCCACGGGAGACCGAGGTGCTGAAGGCTGTCGCTACTGGGCACTCGAATGCTGAGATCGCGGCGGACCTGTTCGTTGCCGAGGCCACGGTGAAGACCCACGTGGGCCGGATCCTCGCCAAGCTCGGCGTGCGCGACCGCGTGCAAGCGGTGATCGTCGCCTACGAGGCGGGCCTGGTGGAACCGTGACGCAGGGCGGGGTCCCCGCAGGGGCGCCGGACTCCGCGCTACGCGCTCTGGCGCCGGAACACCCGAGTGCCGATGGCGATGCCGCCCAGCACCAGGCCCACGGTGATAGCGACGCCCCATAGCGCGGCTGGATCGCCGAGCTCGCCTCGGAACATGGCACGAACGCCTTCCACCACGTGCTTGAGGGGGTTGGCGTCGGAGAGCAGTTGCAGCCAGCGGGGTGCCAGCGACATCGGCAGCAGGATGCCGGACAGCAGCAGCAACGGCAGCGCCACTCCGTTGAGCAGCGGAGCGAACGAGTCCTCGGACTTCAGCGTGAGGGCCACGGCGTAGCTGAGCGACGCGAAGCACGCGCCGAGGAGCGCGACGGTACCCACGCCCGCGACCAGGGCCCACCACGGCGCGCGCAACCCGAACAGCAGCGCCACCAGCACCAGGATCGTTCCCTGCACCAGCAGCACCACGACGTCGCGCATGACGCGGCCCAGCAGCAGCGACGCCCGTGACGCAGGTGTGACGCGCATGCGCTCGATCACCCCGGAGCGCCACTCCGAGATGAGCCCGAAGCCCACGAAGCTCGCGCCGAACAGTCCCAACTGCACGAGCAGCCCCGGCACGAAGATCTGCCAGGCGTCGGCATCCTCACCGAAGGCGCGGGTGTCGGCAATGGTCTCGAGCAGCGGGCCGAACAGAGCGAGATACAGAATCGGCTGCAGCAGTCCGAACACGACCCACACGGGCTGACGGAGGCTCAGTCGCATGGCGCGCGAGAAGATGATCCAGGTGTCGCGAGCAATCGTCATGTCACTCCTCCTCGTCGCGCAGCGACCGGCCGGTCATCGTCAGGAACACGTCGTCCAGGGTGGGCCGCCGCACGGCGACTCCCTCCACGTCGTGCGAGTCTCCGAGCCCCCGCAGCAGCCGGGGCAGCGCCGATGCGCCATCGGGGACCGTGAGGCGCACGACGTCACCGTCGACCTCGGTTGGATGGTCGCCCAGAATGGCGGCGGCCGCACTCGCCAGGGCGTGCGCCGCATCGGCGCTCGTGGAGGTGAGCAGCACCTGGTCGCCTCCCACTGACCGCTTGAGCTCCTCCGCCGTGCCTTTGCCGACGATCTCGCCGTGGTCGATCACGAGAAGCCGGTCACTCAGCGCATCGGCCTCGTCCATGTAGTGCGTCGTGATGAACACGGTCGTCGCGAAGTCATCGCGCACCCGACGGATGTGGTCCCAGAGGTTCGCGCGCGACTGCGGGTCCAGTCCGGTCGACGGCTCGTCGAGGAAGACGATCCGGGGCTCGTGGATGAGCCCCATCGCGATGTCGAGCCGACGGCGCTGCCCGCCCGAGAGCGTGCCGCACTTGCGCTCCCAGATGCCGTCCAGATCGAGACCGCTGAGCAGCGCCTTGCCGCGATCGGCAGCCACCTTGCGGTCGATGCCGTACAGCCGAGCCTGGTCCACGAGCTCCTCGCCCGCGACTGCGCTGGGATCGGTCGTTCCCATCTGGGCCACGTAGCCGATGGAGCGGCGCACGCTGACGGGGTCCTTCGCGAGATCGTGGCCGTTGACCGTGGCCGTGCCGCCACTCGGATCCAGCAGGGTAGTGAGCATGCGCAGCGTCGTGGTCTTGCCGGCGCCGTTGGGGCCCAGGAAACCGACGATCTCACCCGCGTCGATGGTGATGTCCACGCCCTTCACGGCTTCCACCGTGCGTGGCGATTCCTTCCCGCGGCCGCGGACCTTGTACGTCTTGCGCAGTCCGCGCGCTTCGATGATCGGTGCACTCACGGTGGGAAACCTCCGGGGTCGCGTGGAGAGCCAAGCATCAGGCTAATGCGAAGGTGTGACAATCCTTCCTCCAGGACGCCCGGCGACCGCGAAGCGTGTACAGGACCGTCCTACAGGGACGGGTGGGAGGCGAGCGCCCGGAAGGACGTCGCCGCCCGCTCCGCGGCGCCCTCGCCCAGGGCGAGGAACAGGCTGGGCTCGGTGAGCTCCAGTTCGAGCACCACCGGACCGGTGTCAGTGGGCAGCAGATCCACGCGCGCGTAGGCAAGGTCCGGCAGCGTGGCGACGATGCGGTCGGCGAGCGCACGCTCCGCCTCGGTGGCCT
It encodes the following:
- a CDS encoding ABC transporter permease, with product MSTTVLTQNVSPVRGPDTSARPVTLRRTVVAEWIKFRGLRSTLWTLVAMVALLVTVSVLAAWGTTIEMVDAGPGQGNVAQYLSAGYQLAQLAVAALGVLAMGGEYSTGAIRTTLATVPRRWMVLVAKAIVLGGTIAVVTMVSMVGSFVATMPFHATLGLELDFGDSEMVRMLVGLPLYLVAIALLSLAIGALMRHTAGGLTLVIALLLVVENVIALVPLRLFDLVSPFLPMTAGSKMLFDSDTLAAIDSMNTGPSLTPWAGFGVLVAWAVTLLALAMVSLRRRDA
- a CDS encoding sensor histidine kinase, whose product is MTAAGALVVEPDGRRLGVVRRYLRDHPRLVDAAVAAFYVLNVVLAAPDPYHPLSAPVAASLAAAGAGALLLRRSRPTWVVAAFVVMAGASLVSVGQLGGTELGIALALYALAVARPPTQTWWTAAAAVAAATVVVWLWQDDSLEELVTGDGTSIALVDERITNTFGIATLALVGVALGISVRLRRERMADLVERAAALERDRDRQAQVARAEERARIAREVHDVVAHSVSVMVRLADGASVALDRQPDQARVALDELSRTGRAALSDMRRVLGAVTEGDVPLGPAGEGRDLREVVDGFRAAGLQVRAEGLGLDLPDNTGVRLAIYRVIQESLTNVLRHAPGTAGVSVVIRQEPTRWIVDVVDQGAREPVTESEGAGMGLIGMRERVALLGGTVEAGPSGHGWRVTAELPVEEAP
- a CDS encoding response regulator — its product is MTSPRLRVLLVDDQALVRMGFSLVLGGEDDLDVVGEAGDGATAVAQVRALRPDVVLMDVRMPGMNGIEATRLIVAEHPDTRVVVLTTFDLDEYAFGALRAGASGFLLKDARPAELVDAIRTVAAGDAVMSPRVTRRMLEMFADRLPRADAPATTGDPRLAALSPRETEVLKAVATGHSNAEIAADLFVAEATVKTHVGRILAKLGVRDRVQAVIVAYEAGLVEP
- a CDS encoding ABC transporter permease, which produces MTIARDTWIIFSRAMRLSLRQPVWVVFGLLQPILYLALFGPLLETIADTRAFGEDADAWQIFVPGLLVQLGLFGASFVGFGLISEWRSGVIERMRVTPASRASLLLGRVMRDVVVLLVQGTILVLVALLFGLRAPWWALVAGVGTVALLGACFASLSYAVALTLKSEDSFAPLLNGVALPLLLLSGILLPMSLAPRWLQLLSDANPLKHVVEGVRAMFRGELGDPAALWGVAITVGLVLGGIAIGTRVFRRQSA
- a CDS encoding ATP-binding cassette domain-containing protein, with translation MSAPIIEARGLRKTYKVRGRGKESPRTVEAVKGVDITIDAGEIVGFLGPNGAGKTTTLRMLTTLLDPSGGTATVNGHDLAKDPVSVRRSIGYVAQMGTTDPSAVAGEELVDQARLYGIDRKVAADRGKALLSGLDLDGIWERKCGTLSGGQRRRLDIAMGLIHEPRIVFLDEPSTGLDPQSRANLWDHIRRVRDDFATTVFITTHYMDEADALSDRLLVIDHGEIVGKGTAEELKRSVGGDQVLLTSTSADAAHALASAAAAILGDHPTEVDGDVVRLTVPDGASALPRLLRGLGDSHDVEGVAVRRPTLDDVFLTMTGRSLRDEEE